TGAGCAGTGAGTTCTGGAGCCCGATCAAACTTTCCCTTGAGATTGCTTCAGTGTCTGTAGTTTTTGTGTTTTTATTCGGAATATTTGCCGCAAGGTTTATGGCAAGGAGACGATTTATTGGCAAAACAGCTGTAGAGACACTGTTGACATTGCCTTTAGTACTCCCTCCAACTGTAGTGGGATTTCTATTGATTGTCGTCTTTGGGATAAATAGTCCGATTGGAAAATTAATTGAACAGGTTTTCGGCAGTCCCCTTATCTTTAGCTGGTGGGCAGCTGTTATCGCTGCATCTGTCGTAGCCTTTCCATTGATGTATCAATCAGCCAAGACCGGCTTCCTGTCGATTGATCCTGGTGCGGAGGAAGCAGCGAGGGTAGATGGAGCAAATGAGTGGAAGGTTTTTTTATATGTTACTCTACCCCTTTCAGCAAAAACATTAATCACCGGGCTTATTTTAAGCTTCGCCAGAGCCCTTGGTGAATTTGGAGCAACCCTTATGTTTGCCGGCAACTTGCCCGGAAAGACTCAGACCGCTCCAACAGCAATCTATGTGGCGCTTGAGTCCGGCAATATGGAGTCAGCCTGGCTATGGGTAATTGCCATGGTCGGAATATCGTTCCTTATGCTCCTTTCAACTTCGTTATTAAAACACTGAACAACCAGTAAGAAACACAAAAAGCCATGATCCCATGGCTTTTTCTTTTAAAAATTTATTTCAAATTTAACAGGCTCCCCTATCTTCTTTTTATCCTCGTCCACCAAATCTCCTGACAAGATTTCAACTTTCTCGAGGCTTTCAAGCTCCTCGACAATAAAACCTAGATTCCCAAGCTTCTTTTGTCCTGCTAAAATCTCGCCATGCAGTTCTTCCAGGTAAATATCATCTTCCCATGTCTTTTGGATTGATTCGTTGATATTCACCATTGCCACCGGGCCAAAATGATAGCTATCCTTGGAGTTATTTTGTACTTCCACCCCAATTTTAACAAAATTAAATTCTTCATCATGGGTATATACATGGAAGAAATCAATCAGGCTGTAATCAGGGATAAAATGCAGCAATTTAACATCTTTGACTGTGTATTCAATTCCATCCAGATTAAATGTCTTATTGACCTCTTTCACTGCCTTAAGGGTCAATTCACCTTTATCGTCAGTTATAGAATCCCCTGCTTTTTTCAGTTCCCGGTCATCTGTAATCTGCGGATTCGGTACATACACATCTGTATTCTTCTTTAATGGTTTCTCAGCAACAGTTTTAGAAGGTTTGCTCTCCTTATTTGACTCTGCCTCGGCAAATGAACAACCTGTCAGCATTGAAATAGCCAGCATCAATTGCAGATATTTTTTCAATTCGAAAACCCCTTTTCAGAAAATCTCCCGCAGATCCAAGGTTCAGCGGGAGATGATCAAATTTATTATTTTCTTTTGCCATTTGCAAGAATATCAAAAATGTTTTTAGCATTGTCAGTATTGTCAATCTGTCCGTAGAAACGCTCTTTACCAGGACCGAATGCATATACAGGGACGTCTTCACCAGTGTGTCCCCCAGTAGTCCAGCCAGTATGAGAACGCTTGTCAAAGATCTTTTCGATTGCGTTGTCGATGTCAGCTTTTTTACCTGCAGCAGCATCTTTTACAGATTGAATTTCTTCAGCTGTCAACGCAGTCAAACCTTGCGATTCAAAATCAATATATTTCTTTAATGTTTCCTCTACATTAGCCCCTTTTTCAATTTCTGCAGCCATGAAGTCAGGGGTGCGTTTCGCAGCCTTAATCGGTGCACCGAACCAGTTGTAGATGCCGTCAGCACCAATTGAGTATCCGCCTGTAGAGTGGTCAGCAGTCGCAACAACTAATGTATGCTTGTCCTTCTTCGCGAATTCGATCGCTGCTTTGTATGCTTTCTCGAAATCTTCCATTTCACTCATCGCAGCAACGATATCATTGTCATGTCCAGCCCAGTCAACCTGGCTGCCTTCTACCATCAGGAAGAAACCATCCTTATCTTTGTTCAAACGCTGTATTGCTGATTTTGTCATTTCCTCAAGGGAAGGGGTTTCTTCATTGCGGTCGATCATCTTATCCATTCCCCGTGGAGCGAAAAGGCCAAGGATCTGATCGTTACCATCCTTTAATAAATCTTGTTTATTCTCTACATAGCTGTAGCCATCTTGTTTAAATTTATCAACAAGATTAATGTCATCACGGACAAACAGGTCCTTACCGCCGCCTAAAAGAACATCGACTTTGTGTTCCCCATTTATTAAATCTTTATAATAATCCTCAGCAATACCATTCATGTTCTTGCGTGTTTCATCATGCGCTCCAAAAGATGCTGGAGTTGCGTGTGTAATCTCAGAAGTAGCTACAAGGCCAGTCGCCTTTCCATTTTCCTTAGCAGCTTCAAGAACCGTCTTTACTTCAGAGCCATCATTGTCTACAGCGATTGCATTGTTATATGTTTTGATCCCAGCAGACATTGCTGTTGCTGCTGACGCAGAATCTGTAACGTTTTGATCAGGATCCTCAGGGTAAGTCATTTGGTTTCCTACAAGGTACTTGTCAAATTCTGTTTTCTCTGCTTCTACTGTATCAGGATTGTCCTTCAAGTAGCGGTATGCTGAAGTATATGAAACACCCATTCCGTCACCGACTAAGAAAATGACATTCTTAATTTCTGCAGAGTTATCTTTTGCTTCATTTTTCGCTTCTGCATCAAAAGTACCTACTAAGCTGCCGAACGCTACAGTTGATAGAACAGCGATCGGGAGAATCTTCTTTTTAAAGTTTGCTTTAATCATTTTAAGACCTCCAGAAAAGTTATTCACTACGCTTCCTACTATAATGCCATTCTATTAACCTCTTATTAATACACTGTAAAAATACTTTAATTCCTTGTAAAAGTTCTTTACAATCATGTATTTTACTTATCAGGAAGAAAACTCCATATCAAGAGCAACAAAAAAAGCAGGTTATATTACCTGCTTCGAAATCTTCTGCTCTTTTTTTGTTTTCGATTGACCATCCACACTCCAGCTGCCCCCACTAGTACTACCACGCCTAATATAGTATTAACAGAAAGCAGTCCACTTTGTTTCGGCTCTGGTGCGGTCTCCGTCTTTGCTTCAGGTTTTTTTCCAATCAGGGGTTTAAGTTCAATAGCTTGGATTATTTCTCCTTTGCCATTCTGGATCCTTAAGATTCCGTCTTTGTCTACTATCCTCTTGCCTTTTTCAACCGGTTCTGTCACAAGGAGATCCTCACTTGCTTTGAACTTTAGGTTTCCGCTTGTGAAGGTTTCCCCTTTCCTGATTTGAGAGGACTTAAAAGCAGCGAAGCCATAGTCGAAAAGCTTGATCGTATCCTCATAAATTTTCCGTTTGTATTCTGATTTCAAGAGAATGGCAGTCAACTTCAGCTTGCCATTATCAGCTGTTGTAGCAAGCGTTTGCTTTGATTGGTCAACAAAACCAGTCTTTCCGCCCGTTACTCCTTCATAAGGGATTTCCCCTTTTAGCATACGATGATGGGAAAGGATTGTAGTATCCCAAGACTCCCCGTCCCACTCCAATTGTTTAGTGCCAAAAATCTCACGGAAGTCAGGATTGTTCATTGCATAGTTTAATATCAAGCCAAGGTCCTTGGCTGTTGTATAATGATTTTCATCGAACAAACCATGCGGGTTGACAAAATGAGTATCCTCAACACCAATGTTGGTCTTTAGGAACTCATTTATGTTTTTCGAGTAAGTATCCATTGAACCATCCAAATGAATGGCAATAGCCAATGAAGCATCATTCCCTGAATTAATAAGCATACCCTGGATCAGCTTCCTCAGTGAAACCTGTTCCCCAGGATTAAGATAAACTCGAGTTCCATCGATTTTCTCAATTTCCTCACTAACATCCACTATCTCATCAAGACTAGCTGTTTCAATCGCATAGATGGCGGTTGCAATTTTGGTTAAGCTCGCAGGATACATCTTTACTTCTGCATTTTTCCCAAATAATATTGCACCTGACTGCGTGTCCATCAAAACAGCGGCTTCAGAAGTTAAAACAGGATCATCTGCCTCTGCATTAACTAATCCAGCAGTAGAATTCATACTTATCATTAATAACATTAACAAGGCCAAAAACTTCCTCATAATACCACATCCAGTGTCCTAATCTCTCCACTAATTTTAACAGAATCTTGTCGAAAATTGTTTAGTGTTATTATTTTTTAATCAAACTGGAATAATCTGAAAAGATTGTAAACGGGAATAATTTCTCTCTCAAGCACTAGCTAGGCTTATTTGCGCCTAATAAATCCTGATGCTGCAGGAATAGGTCACCAATGAAACCCATTGCCGCCAAAAAATCCAAATTCCGAAAAAACAGGTCACCAATGTAGCCCATTGGTGACCTAAATGTAAATGTAACTCAATACAATTGACTAGGAATTATACTTTTGTGACCCCAACCCGTCCTCAATTCCTGCCGCTAAAAACGATATTTTCCAGATAGGAAATATATACGTCATCCCTGGCAAGAGCTGCTCCATACTCCCTTTTTACAAAGCGTTCAGCTGCTTCAAAACTGTCAAATGGTCCGTGCCGCTCTTTACTTTCCTGCTGGACGAAATATCGAGTTCTATCCGTATAAATCAGATACAAGTCCCGGTCGCGATTCTCATACAGGCATCCATTTTTGGAGTTCTTTAGATTATAAGTATTTTTAAAGGCGTCGGGTTTGATTGGATCCAACGGAAACGCCTGTTCAATATATCGGTTATAAGCTTCCTTATTCATAGAGCATCCAGAAGCTTTAGCATGCCCGCCCCCGCCAAATTCGCCAGCGACAGCAGAGACATCAACGTCATCATGGATTGTCCTGAAGCTGATTTTCTTTCCACCCAGGTTCATGATCGCTATATAATCCAGATGTGGATACTCCTTGCCCAGCTCGTTCCCTAACTCGGAATGATAGGACTCCGCGTGAACGATCCCTCCATATAAACCATCATTTTCAATTTGGATAATTTCCCGCTTTTTCCTCCTGATATATCGTTCAATTTTATCTTCTTCCATTTCCAGAAGCTTTTTTTCAAAATCATCATAATCAAAAGCATCTCCAGATGTTAGACGCGGTACCATTCGCTCTTCAAATTCTTCTATTGAAACCATAAAAAACAGGTCATTCAAATTCTTTGCTTTGTAATTCTTAAGGATGTCCCAGTCCCAGGTATCATATTGCCTGACAAGCTCAACAAACTCATCGAGGGATCCATTTTTAACCAGATGATTTTCCTGGACCAAATAATCATAAACGAGTGACGCCGCGCTTGTCAGTGTACCGGAGTCATCCTCTACTTTTACCATACCCCAGCTATAACCATTGAAATGCAATGCTGTTTTATGGTGATCAATAAGCTTTGCCTTTCCCCCATCTTTAACGAACTCATTGATTTTTTCCGTGACTTCATGGTTGACAGATAAATCTGTTATGTAAAGATGATCTTCCTTTTTCATTCGGTCATTCATTCTTTCGAAATATTTCTCCACCTGGAAGTTGAGTCCAGAGACAGAATTATATCGGATATCGGCTTTTTCACCGAAAGCCAGCCTGAATAAAATCCCGCAGGCCACTCCATCTAAGTCATTGTGCGTATATAAACGGTACATACTTTCCTCCTTAGTTTGTATCTAAACTATAGTTTGTTGTTGCCCTGTTAATCTATACAAGAGAAATTCAAAAAAATAGACAAGTTCAGCTAGGGGACGAGCATAGATATTTAAAGAGGATAATAAGGAGGTGAAAATCATGCATTTCTTTGTACTTAAAAGAAGGACATTATATTTTATTGGACTAATCGTTTTCATTGCCATCATCGGTTCTCTTTGGTTAAGCCTAAAGCCTGATGCCACTCCGGCAATAGGTGGACAAAATGAACAAATCCGCGAAATTCACATGGTGACAGGAGAGTTCAAATCTACCACGGATGATGGCAAGGAAATTGAAGCATACCGATGGGATCCAGGAACGATCTTTTTGGAAAAAGGAGAAAAGGTTCGTTTGAAGATATTGGGAGTCAACGGAAAAGAACATCCTTTCATCATTGAGGGAACGGATATAAAAGGCGTAGTGAAAAAAGGCGAAGAAACAGTCGTCCCATTACAGTTTGATAAAGAAGGAACCTACAGGCTGATTTGTCTGACACATCCTTCAGCTGAACATAATGGGCCTATGATCGCCTATATCGTTGTTGATTAATCCAAACTTAGTTGCTAGTGAATACAAATTGGATTGAATCACCTATATTCCTACTCTTATGAGAAAAGAGCATGAAAAAACTTAATACCGACATGCAAAAAGGTTATATTTTACGTAAAAATGGCTTTAGGTTTTTAACAACAACCTTTACGAAAACAGCTTTAATTTAAAAGGAGAACAGGATCTTGCATCCTGTTTTTTCTTTTGGTTACACTTCTGAAATTGACACAAAACATACATAACACTATAAACACCATACTAATTTTCCTGATAGAATTATATACATAAAGAAATTCTTATATAACAGCACCAAAAAACCTTCACACAATTATAGAACAGTTTTTAATTTTAGACCCAAAGACAAGACCCAAACACATACCAACATTGTATTGTTCATGATTTCATAAATATGTCACACTCAATCTGTTATATCCGTAGTATGATAAAAGTGTGATAACTGTTATATAAACATCTACTTAGAGGTGAATTTAAATGGAACAATGGAAAGGCTTTAAAAATGGTGCTTGGCAAGAAGATATCAATGTTAGGGACTTTATTCTAAAAAACTTCTCTGAATATACTGGTGATTCCAGTTTCCTTGAAAGTGCAACTGAGGAAACTCTTCAATTATGGCAGCAGGTAATGGAATTAACAAAGCAGGAACGTGACAATGGCGGTGTACTTGATATGGATACTAAAGTAGTATCCACCATTACATCCCATGGACCGGGCTATCTTGATCAGACCAAAGAAAAAGTCGTAGGCTTCCAGACCGATAAGCCATTTAAACGCTCTATGCAGCCTTTTGGCGGCATTCGTATGGCAAAGGCTGCTTGCGAGGCATATGGTTATGAACTGGATAAAGAAGTAGAAAAAATCTTTACTGACTTCCGTAAAACACATAACCAGGGTGTATTCGATGTTTATACAAAAGAAATGCTCCAGGCTCGTAAAGCCGGAATCATCACTGGCTTGCCAGATGCTTATGGACGCGGCCGCATCATCGGCGACTATCGCCGTGTAGCTCTGTATGGCGTAGATTTCCTGATGGAGCAAAAGAAGAAAGATCATGGAATGACAAGCAGCGTCATGACTGAGGAAACAATGCGCCTTAGGGAAGAAATATCTGAGCAATACCGTTCATTGAATGAATTGAAGCAACTTGCCCAGAGCTATGGCTATGATATTTCCAAGCCGGCATCCAATGCAGTGGAAGCCTTCCAATGGGTCTACTTTGCATACCTTGCAGCAATCAAAGAGCAGAATGGTGCTGCGATGAGTCTTGGACGCGTGGCAACATTCCTGGACATCTATATTGAACGTGATCTACAAAATGGAACACTGACTGAAAAAGAAGCACAGGAAATTGTTGACCATTTTGTCATGAAGCTTCGTCTCGTGAAGTTTGCTCGTACTCCTGACTACAACGAATTATTCAGCGGTGATCCAACATGGGTAACTGAATCAATCGGCGGGATGGCACATAACGGCCAATCACTTGTAACGAAGAACTCTTTCCGTTTCCTTCACACACTTGATAATCTGGGACCGGCTCCAGAGCCGAACCTGACTGTGTTATGGTCACCTGCCCTGCCTGAGAACTTCAAGAAGTATTGCGCTGAGATGTCAATCAAAACGAGCTCTATCCAGTATGAAAATGACGACTTGATGCGCTGTGAGTATGGCGATGACTACGGAATTGCCTGCTGCGTTTCCGCAATGGAAATCGGTAAGCAGATGCAGTTCTTTGGAGCACGCGCCAACCTGGCGAAAGCTTTGCTTTACGCGATCAATGGCGGCGTCGATGAAAAACTAAAGATTCAGGTTGCTCCTGCTTTAAGCCCGATCACTTCCGATGTACTTGACTACAAAGAAGTCATGGAAAAATTCGATAATGTAATGGAATGGCTTGCCGGCCTTTACATCAATACACTTAATGTCATTCACTATATGCATGATAAATACAGCTACGAAAGAATCGAAATGGCGCTGCATGATACAGAAGTTTTACGCACAATGGCAACTGGTATTGCTGGATTAAGCGTAGTAGCGGATTCATTGAGCGCAATCAAGCACGCAAAGGTAAACGTAATCCGTGACGAAAACGGCATTGCGGTTGACTTTGAGACAGAAGGCGACTTCCCTAAATATGGAAACAACGATGACCGTGTTGACAGCATCGCAGTAGAGCTTGTGAAAAACTTCATGACAAAGCTGCGCAAGCACCCGACATATCGCAATTCTGTCCATACAATGTCAATCTTAACGATTACTTCTAACGTGGTTTATGGTAAAAAGACAGGTAATACACCGGATGGAAGACGAGCTGGCGAACCATTCGCGCCAGGTGCTAACCCTATGCATGGCCGCGATACTAAAGGAACACTCGCTTCCCTGTCATCTGTAGCAAAGCTTCCATACAACTATGCTATGGACGGAATTTCAAACACATTTTCCATCGTGCCAAAAGCGCTTGGAAAAGATGAAGACAGCCGTACAAATAACCTAGTTTCCATCCTTGATGGATATGCGATCAAAGACGGTCACCATTTAAACGTAAACGTGTTTAACCGGGAAACTCTGTTAAATGCAATGGAGCATCCTGAAGAATATCCGCAGCTGACAATCCGTGTATCTGGATATGCAGTAAACTTCATCAAACTCACACGTGAACAGCAGATGGATGTAATCAACCGTACCTTCCATGAAACAATGTAAATAATACAAGTGTACCGAAACAGGAGTTTCCCTCCTTCCCGATGGCTGGAACTCCTGTTTTAATGAAAGGAGAAATCATCATGATTGGAAACATTCATTCTATTGAAACCTTTGGAACCGTAGACGGACCTGGGATTCGCTATGTCATCTTTACACAGGGGTG
This window of the Mesobacillus jeotgali genome carries:
- the modB gene encoding molybdate ABC transporter permease subunit, with the protein product MSSEFWSPIKLSLEIASVSVVFVFLFGIFAARFMARRRFIGKTAVETLLTLPLVLPPTVVGFLLIVVFGINSPIGKLIEQVFGSPLIFSWWAAVIAASVVAFPLMYQSAKTGFLSIDPGAEEAARVDGANEWKVFLYVTLPLSAKTLITGLILSFARALGEFGATLMFAGNLPGKTQTAPTAIYVALESGNMESAWLWVIAMVGISFLMLLSTSLLKH
- a CDS encoding DUF4352 domain-containing protein, with the translated sequence MKKYLQLMLAISMLTGCSFAEAESNKESKPSKTVAEKPLKKNTDVYVPNPQITDDRELKKAGDSITDDKGELTLKAVKEVNKTFNLDGIEYTVKDVKLLHFIPDYSLIDFFHVYTHDEEFNFVKIGVEVQNNSKDSYHFGPVAMVNINESIQKTWEDDIYLEELHGEILAGQKKLGNLGFIVEELESLEKVEILSGDLVDEDKKKIGEPVKFEINF
- a CDS encoding alkaline phosphatase, with the protein product MIKANFKKKILPIAVLSTVAFGSLVGTFDAEAKNEAKDNSAEIKNVIFLVGDGMGVSYTSAYRYLKDNPDTVEAEKTEFDKYLVGNQMTYPEDPDQNVTDSASAATAMSAGIKTYNNAIAVDNDGSEVKTVLEAAKENGKATGLVATSEITHATPASFGAHDETRKNMNGIAEDYYKDLINGEHKVDVLLGGGKDLFVRDDINLVDKFKQDGYSYVENKQDLLKDGNDQILGLFAPRGMDKMIDRNEETPSLEEMTKSAIQRLNKDKDGFFLMVEGSQVDWAGHDNDIVAAMSEMEDFEKAYKAAIEFAKKDKHTLVVATADHSTGGYSIGADGIYNWFGAPIKAAKRTPDFMAAEIEKGANVEETLKKYIDFESQGLTALTAEEIQSVKDAAAGKKADIDNAIEKIFDKRSHTGWTTGGHTGEDVPVYAFGPGKERFYGQIDNTDNAKNIFDILANGKRK
- a CDS encoding D-alanyl-D-alanine carboxypeptidase family protein, with the translated sequence MRKFLALLMLLMISMNSTAGLVNAEADDPVLTSEAAVLMDTQSGAILFGKNAEVKMYPASLTKIATAIYAIETASLDEIVDVSEEIEKIDGTRVYLNPGEQVSLRKLIQGMLINSGNDASLAIAIHLDGSMDTYSKNINEFLKTNIGVEDTHFVNPHGLFDENHYTTAKDLGLILNYAMNNPDFREIFGTKQLEWDGESWDTTILSHHRMLKGEIPYEGVTGGKTGFVDQSKQTLATTADNGKLKLTAILLKSEYKRKIYEDTIKLFDYGFAAFKSSQIRKGETFTSGNLKFKASEDLLVTEPVEKGKRIVDKDGILRIQNGKGEIIQAIELKPLIGKKPEAKTETAPEPKQSGLLSVNTILGVVVLVGAAGVWMVNRKQKKSRRFRSR
- a CDS encoding DHH family phosphoesterase encodes the protein MYRLYTHNDLDGVACGILFRLAFGEKADIRYNSVSGLNFQVEKYFERMNDRMKKEDHLYITDLSVNHEVTEKINEFVKDGGKAKLIDHHKTALHFNGYSWGMVKVEDDSGTLTSAASLVYDYLVQENHLVKNGSLDEFVELVRQYDTWDWDILKNYKAKNLNDLFFMVSIEEFEERMVPRLTSGDAFDYDDFEKKLLEMEEDKIERYIRRKKREIIQIENDGLYGGIVHAESYHSELGNELGKEYPHLDYIAIMNLGGKKISFRTIHDDVDVSAVAGEFGGGGHAKASGCSMNKEAYNRYIEQAFPLDPIKPDAFKNTYNLKNSKNGCLYENRDRDLYLIYTDRTRYFVQQESKERHGPFDSFEAAERFVKREYGAALARDDVYISYLENIVFSGRN
- a CDS encoding cupredoxin domain-containing protein, with the translated sequence MHFFVLKRRTLYFIGLIVFIAIIGSLWLSLKPDATPAIGGQNEQIREIHMVTGEFKSTTDDGKEIEAYRWDPGTIFLEKGEKVRLKILGVNGKEHPFIIEGTDIKGVVKKGEETVVPLQFDKEGTYRLICLTHPSAEHNGPMIAYIVVD
- the pflB gene encoding formate C-acetyltransferase; translation: MEQWKGFKNGAWQEDINVRDFILKNFSEYTGDSSFLESATEETLQLWQQVMELTKQERDNGGVLDMDTKVVSTITSHGPGYLDQTKEKVVGFQTDKPFKRSMQPFGGIRMAKAACEAYGYELDKEVEKIFTDFRKTHNQGVFDVYTKEMLQARKAGIITGLPDAYGRGRIIGDYRRVALYGVDFLMEQKKKDHGMTSSVMTEETMRLREEISEQYRSLNELKQLAQSYGYDISKPASNAVEAFQWVYFAYLAAIKEQNGAAMSLGRVATFLDIYIERDLQNGTLTEKEAQEIVDHFVMKLRLVKFARTPDYNELFSGDPTWVTESIGGMAHNGQSLVTKNSFRFLHTLDNLGPAPEPNLTVLWSPALPENFKKYCAEMSIKTSSIQYENDDLMRCEYGDDYGIACCVSAMEIGKQMQFFGARANLAKALLYAINGGVDEKLKIQVAPALSPITSDVLDYKEVMEKFDNVMEWLAGLYINTLNVIHYMHDKYSYERIEMALHDTEVLRTMATGIAGLSVVADSLSAIKHAKVNVIRDENGIAVDFETEGDFPKYGNNDDRVDSIAVELVKNFMTKLRKHPTYRNSVHTMSILTITSNVVYGKKTGNTPDGRRAGEPFAPGANPMHGRDTKGTLASLSSVAKLPYNYAMDGISNTFSIVPKALGKDEDSRTNNLVSILDGYAIKDGHHLNVNVFNRETLLNAMEHPEEYPQLTIRVSGYAVNFIKLTREQQMDVINRTFHETM